The Brachybacterium huguangmaarense genome contains a region encoding:
- a CDS encoding dihydrofolate reductase family protein, with protein sequence MSRIYVANHVTLDGVMQGPGRVDEDTRGGFTRGGWAVPRSTEEVGAALQDRVRRAGGMRLLLGHRSYADMLGHWNAAGGPFKDGLNGAQKHVVSRSRTTALPWPNSTLISGDVAGQIAALKASGGPDLCIMGSGELVQTLLRHRLLDEVLLFVHPIVLGSGRRLFPDGGVPVDLELLTASAAENGVVVAQYRVG encoded by the coding sequence GGCGTCATGCAGGGCCCGGGACGAGTCGACGAGGACACCCGCGGCGGCTTCACCCGCGGCGGATGGGCGGTGCCCCGCTCGACCGAGGAGGTGGGTGCGGCGCTGCAGGACCGGGTGAGGCGGGCCGGGGGCATGCGCCTCCTGCTCGGACACCGCAGCTACGCCGACATGCTCGGCCACTGGAACGCCGCAGGCGGCCCCTTCAAGGACGGGCTCAACGGCGCGCAGAAGCACGTCGTGAGCCGATCGAGGACCACCGCGCTGCCGTGGCCGAACTCCACCCTCATCAGCGGAGATGTTGCCGGACAGATCGCTGCCCTCAAGGCCTCCGGCGGCCCCGATCTGTGCATCATGGGCAGCGGCGAGCTCGTGCAGACCCTGCTGCGTCACCGCCTGCTGGACGAGGTCCTGCTGTTCGTCCACCCGATCGTGCTCGGATCGGGTCGGCGGCTCTTTCCCGACGGCGGGGTCCCGGTCGACCTCGAGCTGCTCACGGCGAGCGCAGCCGAGAACGGGGTGGTGGTCGCGCAGTACCGGGTGGGGTGA
- a CDS encoding RidA family protein, whose protein sequence is MSVHRFSPAGLQPETPYEHVAVATGPRHIHISGQIARDTGGRPVGGEALGTQVEQVLRNTARALAGADASFADAVRLTFFVTQWSPDQIEEFMAGVERVAEEVGLPMPMPPASLIGVDHLFEPDVRVELETTAVAA, encoded by the coding sequence ATGTCCGTCCACCGTTTCAGTCCCGCAGGTCTGCAGCCCGAGACGCCCTACGAGCATGTGGCGGTCGCCACGGGCCCTCGCCACATCCACATCAGCGGCCAGATCGCCCGTGACACCGGCGGCCGGCCGGTGGGAGGTGAGGCGCTCGGTACTCAAGTGGAGCAGGTCCTGCGCAACACCGCTCGTGCGCTCGCCGGAGCAGATGCGTCCTTCGCGGATGCCGTGCGGCTGACGTTCTTCGTCACCCAGTGGTCGCCCGACCAGATCGAGGAGTTCATGGCGGGAGTCGAGCGCGTCGCCGAGGAGGTGGGTCTGCCGATGCCGATGCCTCCCGCCTCGCTCATCGGGGTGGACCACCTGTTCGAGCCCGATGTGCGCGTCGAGCTGGAGACCACCGCCGTCGCCGCGTGA
- a CDS encoding winged helix-turn-helix transcriptional regulator, translating to MPDTAHNPSPGAVDALRIDAPHRELLDQVLDKWTLSILNELCERPCRFNDLRRAIPQVTQKSLTATLRRLERNGVVERVVISTRPLAVEYRITLLGKTLRPPVDTLLAWADEHLPAIERARAAFDDAADATI from the coding sequence GTGCCCGATACCGCCCACAACCCCAGCCCTGGAGCAGTGGACGCCCTGCGCATCGACGCCCCTCATCGCGAGCTGCTCGACCAGGTCCTGGACAAGTGGACGCTGAGCATCTTGAACGAGCTGTGCGAGCGACCGTGCCGGTTCAACGACCTTCGCCGCGCGATCCCCCAGGTCACGCAGAAGTCGTTGACCGCCACGCTGCGCCGGCTCGAGCGCAACGGCGTCGTCGAACGCGTGGTCATCAGCACGCGTCCCCTCGCGGTGGAGTACCGGATCACACTGCTCGGCAAGACGCTGCGCCCGCCTGTGGACACCCTTCTGGCGTGGGCGGATGAGCACCTCCCCGCCATCGAACGCGCACGTGCAGCGTTCGATGACGCCGCCGACGCCACGATCTGA